Proteins from a genomic interval of Rubinisphaera italica:
- a CDS encoding GIY-YIG nuclease family protein → MPDFQQRPYSIRIFVPDGDPDGLRMVEKSNWTGIGVVFKRTGYKQVVGRPEFDRTGIYVLVGFSEDSALPTINIGEGDSVKERLNKHYSNKDFWEWCVFFVTKDSSLNKAHVKHLESRLLELAKAAKQCKFDNTGSSLQPTLSEAERADTESFLLDMLSIFPLLGLSVFEKTETKKEPHDFFYIESKKVKASGYEDPKGFVVRSGSQLVKEEQATIHNYMSTQRKDLLEQGVVQEMGEHYIFKQDQVFGSPSTAAGVILGRTANGRIEWKTKDGVTLKQMQASTADTEDNDE, encoded by the coding sequence ATGCCTGACTTCCAACAACGTCCATACTCCATTCGCATTTTCGTGCCAGACGGAGATCCCGATGGTCTGCGAATGGTCGAGAAATCGAACTGGACCGGCATCGGTGTCGTCTTCAAACGAACCGGCTACAAGCAGGTGGTGGGTCGGCCCGAGTTTGATCGTACGGGCATCTATGTGTTGGTTGGCTTCAGCGAAGACAGTGCGTTGCCCACGATCAACATCGGCGAAGGTGATTCCGTCAAGGAGCGACTCAACAAACATTATAGCAATAAGGATTTTTGGGAGTGGTGTGTCTTCTTCGTCACCAAAGACAGCAGCCTGAATAAAGCCCATGTCAAACATCTCGAATCCCGCCTGCTGGAACTCGCCAAAGCCGCCAAGCAGTGCAAGTTCGACAACACCGGTTCCTCCCTGCAACCGACGCTCTCGGAAGCCGAACGTGCCGACACGGAGAGTTTTCTGTTGGACATGCTCAGCATTTTCCCGCTGCTGGGTCTCAGCGTTTTTGAGAAGACAGAAACAAAGAAGGAGCCGCACGATTTTTTCTATATTGAGTCTAAGAAGGTAAAAGCCAGTGGCTACGAAGATCCGAAAGGCTTCGTGGTTCGCAGCGGATCGCAACTCGTCAAAGAGGAACAAGCCACGATTCACAACTATATGTCCACTCAGCGAAAAGATTTGCTGGAGCAGGGGGTCGTTCAGGAAATGGGCGAGCATTATATCTTCAAACAGGATCAGGTGTTCGGATCACCCTCCACGGCTGCCGGTGTCATTCTCGGCAGAACTGCCAACGGACGGATTGAATGGAAGACGAAGGATGGAGTTACGCTGAAGCAAATGCAGGCATCCACCGCTGATACGGAGGACAATGATGAGTGA
- a CDS encoding DUF429 domain-containing protein, producing MSAATTGQVVGICTAESGRLLLQATAVVREQPASHSITPNAVTGLYGELADRVFCKIENVQLTGSIPVDESILSAEAQKDLLNGQATVKRLTKATKKPKRAAKQNPVSVAPDLEPIELDSVELQFAIPPDVDEFVVGLDPTAATWESAMTVGTKKMPSFALRIKDGRLSVAESPLALHLTNNDFWQRVNDLKASLTCIDGPCGTNGPRLLDAYSAWADDGCHGTRDSEIQLYREGVGLFWTSQNTVMNFKGPDRWIARSLRLFSESPTIEKIETHPHGAFLFLWHSFGQEGKPPEKSKLAGQDARFAILKKFLPDLTRKMVPDHDAMDSAVAALVAALHRLGLTTSFGTMKNGGLIWMPNISDQVRRNGEN from the coding sequence ATGTCTGCCGCAACCACAGGTCAAGTGGTGGGAATCTGCACGGCAGAGAGTGGTCGCCTGTTGCTTCAAGCAACCGCCGTAGTCAGAGAGCAACCTGCATCGCACTCGATAACTCCTAATGCAGTCACCGGTCTATATGGCGAACTGGCGGATCGGGTCTTCTGCAAGATCGAGAATGTTCAACTAACTGGTTCAATACCCGTCGATGAGTCCATTCTGTCGGCAGAAGCACAGAAAGACCTCCTCAATGGACAGGCGACGGTAAAGCGACTCACGAAAGCAACCAAGAAACCGAAGCGAGCAGCGAAACAGAATCCCGTATCAGTCGCCCCGGATTTAGAACCGATCGAATTGGATTCGGTTGAATTGCAATTTGCCATTCCGCCGGATGTAGACGAATTCGTAGTGGGACTTGATCCAACGGCAGCCACTTGGGAATCGGCAATGACCGTTGGAACCAAAAAGATGCCGTCATTCGCTTTGAGGATTAAGGATGGACGCCTATCCGTTGCTGAAAGCCCGTTAGCTTTGCATCTGACAAATAACGACTTCTGGCAGCGAGTGAATGATCTCAAAGCTTCACTCACTTGTATCGACGGTCCGTGTGGAACGAATGGACCTCGGCTACTGGATGCCTACTCAGCATGGGCTGATGATGGTTGCCACGGCACAAGAGATTCTGAAATTCAGTTATATCGTGAGGGAGTGGGTCTCTTTTGGACTAGCCAAAACACAGTGATGAACTTCAAAGGACCTGATCGGTGGATCGCTCGTTCCCTGCGTTTGTTTAGCGAGTCACCAACAATCGAAAAGATCGAGACTCATCCTCATGGGGCATTCCTGTTCCTGTGGCATTCTTTCGGGCAAGAAGGCAAACCACCGGAAAAAAGCAAACTAGCGGGACAGGATGCGAGGTTCGCAATATTGAAAAAGTTCTTACCGGATCTGACAAGGAAAATGGTCCCGGACCATGATGCTATGGATTCAGCCGTCGCTGCATTAGTTGCCGCACTTCATCGACTTGGATTAACGACATCTTTTGGAACCATGAAAAACGGTGGTTTGATTTGGATGCCGAACATAAGCGATCAAGTTCGACGAAACGGAGAGAATTGA
- a CDS encoding type I restriction endonuclease subunit R translates to MSEYNFVEKPFLDQLKQLDWDVIDQGPAYPTDPTKSLRNNFRDVFLRDKFFENVRAINTTEDGQAWLTDKQLEEVYESISGGMTGSLIEINEAVQKLLYRTQVDENELTGEEYPNVQPIDFQNPLKNNFLAINQFRIDTPGCVKSCIIPDIVLFVNGIPLVVVEAKDINQTESNPMYEAFRQLMRYSGQRQGTHEAGLREGEPKLFHTNQFIIRSCGDRCEFGTVTSTEEEYFYPWRDIYPEKYSTYEKPLRIERQQELLIQGMLPKETLLDIVRSCTVFMDVGKTRAKIVCRYQQYRAMQKIIGRLRKGDTPMERSGVVWHTQGSGKSLTMVFAIRKLRMCDDLKDFKVCLINDRRDLEQQLGETATLTDEKVTYINSTKDLKEKLATDTSNLNMIMVHKFNEVQNKDVPDYLESALNIPQYENFGVVNSSERILLMIDEAHRSQAGDLGDNLFEAFPQATRLAFTGTPLIAVKDGQVVGQKTAKRFGGYIDKYKIQDAVDDGATVQILYEGKTADSAINMKHVFDNKIDDAARIHVESQLRKADNVAALKRMAKREAKPFDDLVRERTAEEILALKQKWGTTGDILEADERIEDIAEDLVDHYIENILPNGFKAQVVCGSKMAAIKYKDFIDKALAVRLAIEEAKPSKGNTTQESGYRDDELCRQIAFLQSVVVISGDGTNEAAVITAARKHAREVNAVDNFKRAFNYDDPEKVNTGVAFLIVCDMLLTGFDAPIEQVMYIDKNVKNHNLLQTIARVNRIAKGKSRGFIVDYIGLSKHLKQALSIYASEDRKDLEESLQNISVELPVLQDRYRRLLNLFVDNGVKNIEEFVEQKISDQVELFATLEKAIECMEDIKQRSNFEVYLKKFMQSMDIILPNAAANPYKIPVKRFGYILVRVRDRYKDDTLTISGAGEKVKKHIDEHLISLGINPKIPPVELFSSQFIQEVEKNTSPKAKASEMEHAIRKHCKVKFDEDPAFYAKLSEKLEALIKQHKDNWEQLVGDLFGLRSEAEAGRKEEIEGVSAEAAPFYDLVGQLAFKDKTVPPECAETVKQLVIDVIDHLQSNIDIIDFWNRPTEVSRLRGELSDLMLATGVDQVIGNADKLVAEITQLAKNREKDILS, encoded by the coding sequence ATGTCCGAATACAACTTCGTCGAAAAACCGTTTCTCGATCAGTTGAAGCAACTGGACTGGGACGTCATTGATCAGGGACCAGCATATCCGACTGATCCGACGAAGAGTCTGCGCAACAATTTCAGGGATGTGTTTCTGCGAGACAAGTTCTTTGAGAATGTCCGAGCGATCAATACCACAGAAGACGGTCAAGCTTGGCTGACCGACAAGCAACTTGAAGAAGTCTATGAGAGCATTTCAGGCGGTATGACTGGAAGTCTGATCGAGATCAATGAAGCTGTCCAGAAGCTTCTCTATCGAACTCAGGTTGATGAAAATGAACTCACAGGTGAGGAATACCCAAACGTTCAACCGATTGACTTTCAAAACCCACTCAAAAATAACTTTCTGGCAATCAATCAGTTTCGTATCGACACACCGGGTTGCGTAAAGTCTTGCATCATTCCCGACATCGTGCTGTTCGTGAATGGGATACCGTTGGTCGTAGTCGAAGCCAAGGATATCAACCAGACCGAATCCAACCCGATGTATGAAGCGTTCCGTCAGTTGATGCGGTACAGCGGGCAGCGGCAAGGGACTCACGAAGCTGGGCTTCGAGAGGGTGAGCCGAAGCTGTTCCATACGAACCAATTTATTATTCGCAGTTGCGGAGATCGATGCGAGTTTGGGACGGTCACCTCCACCGAAGAAGAATATTTCTACCCGTGGCGTGACATCTATCCCGAGAAGTACAGCACCTATGAGAAGCCGCTTAGAATAGAACGGCAACAGGAATTACTGATTCAGGGAATGCTTCCCAAGGAAACTTTGCTCGACATCGTGCGCAGTTGCACTGTTTTCATGGATGTGGGCAAGACACGAGCAAAGATTGTCTGTCGCTATCAGCAATACCGAGCTATGCAGAAGATCATCGGTCGTCTCCGTAAAGGCGATACACCGATGGAACGGTCGGGAGTTGTGTGGCACACTCAAGGATCAGGCAAGTCACTTACGATGGTGTTTGCTATTCGCAAATTGCGAATGTGTGATGACCTGAAAGATTTCAAGGTTTGCCTGATTAACGACCGTCGAGACCTTGAACAACAGCTTGGTGAAACGGCAACACTGACCGACGAGAAGGTGACCTACATCAACAGCACAAAGGATTTGAAGGAGAAGCTTGCCACCGACACATCCAACCTGAACATGATTATGGTTCACAAGTTCAACGAGGTCCAGAACAAGGATGTTCCCGATTACCTTGAGAGTGCTTTAAATATACCTCAGTACGAGAACTTCGGCGTGGTGAACTCATCCGAGCGAATCTTGCTCATGATTGACGAGGCTCATCGGTCTCAGGCAGGGGATCTCGGAGACAACCTATTCGAAGCGTTTCCGCAGGCGACTCGACTTGCCTTCACAGGAACACCACTCATTGCCGTAAAAGATGGTCAGGTCGTTGGGCAGAAGACAGCCAAACGATTCGGTGGTTATATCGACAAATACAAGATACAGGATGCCGTGGATGATGGTGCGACGGTCCAGATTCTCTACGAGGGAAAGACCGCCGATTCGGCGATCAACATGAAACATGTGTTTGACAACAAGATCGATGATGCTGCCCGAATCCACGTTGAGTCGCAACTTCGAAAGGCCGACAATGTTGCTGCCCTGAAGAGAATGGCGAAACGTGAAGCGAAGCCGTTTGATGATCTGGTCAGGGAACGAACTGCCGAAGAGATTCTGGCACTGAAACAAAAATGGGGAACAACAGGCGATATTCTAGAAGCCGATGAGCGAATTGAGGACATCGCCGAGGACCTTGTGGACCACTACATTGAAAACATCCTTCCGAACGGCTTCAAAGCTCAGGTCGTCTGCGGGTCCAAGATGGCGGCGATCAAATACAAGGATTTTATAGACAAGGCACTTGCGGTACGACTGGCCATCGAAGAAGCAAAACCATCAAAAGGAAATACCACTCAGGAATCAGGCTACCGAGATGATGAATTATGTAGACAGATTGCTTTTTTGCAGTCAGTTGTTGTGATATCTGGTGATGGAACAAATGAGGCAGCCGTGATCACAGCCGCTCGCAAGCATGCCCGAGAAGTGAATGCCGTCGATAACTTTAAACGAGCCTTTAATTACGATGATCCCGAAAAGGTCAATACAGGGGTCGCCTTCCTGATTGTCTGCGACATGCTGTTAACAGGTTTCGATGCTCCAATCGAGCAGGTCATGTATATCGATAAGAACGTAAAGAATCACAATCTGTTACAAACAATTGCCCGAGTTAACAGGATTGCTAAAGGCAAGAGTCGTGGCTTCATTGTCGATTACATCGGATTGTCTAAACACTTGAAGCAGGCACTCTCGATTTATGCGTCTGAGGATCGGAAAGACCTCGAAGAGTCTCTCCAGAACATCAGCGTTGAACTTCCAGTTCTACAGGACCGTTACCGCCGACTGCTCAATCTGTTCGTGGATAATGGAGTCAAGAACATCGAGGAGTTTGTTGAGCAAAAGATAAGCGACCAAGTAGAACTGTTCGCCACTTTAGAAAAAGCCATCGAGTGCATGGAGGATATTAAGCAGCGATCAAACTTTGAGGTGTACCTGAAAAAGTTTATGCAGAGCATGGACATCATTCTGCCTAATGCCGCTGCTAATCCTTACAAGATTCCTGTCAAGCGATTTGGTTATATCCTCGTGAGAGTCAGGGACCGCTACAAAGACGACACGCTGACGATTTCTGGTGCTGGCGAGAAAGTGAAAAAGCATATCGACGAGCATCTGATCAGCCTTGGCATCAACCCGAAGATTCCTCCAGTCGAGTTATTTTCGTCTCAATTCATTCAGGAAGTTGAGAAGAATACCTCACCCAAAGCCAAGGCAAGTGAAATGGAACATGCCATTCGCAAGCACTGCAAGGTTAAGTTTGACGAAGACCCAGCTTTTTACGCAAAGCTGAGCGAGAAACTGGAAGCACTGATCAAGCAACACAAAGACAATTGGGAGCAATTGGTTGGCGATCTATTCGGTCTTCGCAGCGAGGCAGAGGCAGGACGCAAAGAGGAAATTGAAGGAGTGAGTGCTGAAGCGGCTCCTTTCTATGATCTGGTTGGGCAACTCGCCTTTAAGGACAAGACTGTCCCTCCTGAATGTGCGGAGACTGTGAAACAGCTTGTGATTGATGTCATCGATCATTTGCAGTCCAACATCGACATTATCGACTTCTGGAACCGTCCTACAGAAGTCAGCCGCCTGCGAGGTGAATTATCGGATTTGATGTTGGCAACAGGTGTTGATCAGGTAATTGGAAACGCTGACAAGCTTGTCGCCGAGATCACTCAACTTGCGAAGAACCGAGAAAAGGACATTCTCAGTTAA
- a CDS encoding M48 family metallopeptidase has product MKTFKDIEYTLKRSDRKTASIYIERDGQVSVLVPKELSKARIEELLESKRKWIYRNQAEWHDLNTTRIQREYVNGEGFLYLGRTYRLKLVDQQEQPLMLKNGYFCLMSNNDSAQDADSAFKEFYRTKGKDRISERVTFFERRMGVNSNAIKIMELKNRWASCTQGGNLNFHWKCMMAPPTVIDYIIVHELAHLIHANHTDAFWNEVDKVLPDYGDRKEWLRIHGAGMGL; this is encoded by the coding sequence ATGAAAACTTTCAAGGACATTGAGTACACACTGAAACGCAGTGACCGCAAGACCGCCAGTATTTACATTGAGCGAGATGGGCAGGTATCTGTACTTGTGCCAAAAGAGCTTTCCAAGGCTCGAATAGAAGAACTGCTCGAATCTAAACGCAAATGGATATATCGAAATCAGGCAGAATGGCATGACCTGAATACTACGAGAATTCAGCGGGAATATGTCAATGGCGAAGGTTTTTTATATCTTGGTCGCACCTACCGATTGAAGTTGGTCGATCAGCAAGAACAACCATTGATGCTCAAGAACGGATACTTCTGCCTGATGTCGAACAATGATTCAGCCCAAGATGCGGATTCTGCTTTCAAAGAATTTTATCGAACCAAAGGTAAGGATCGCATTTCTGAACGTGTGACATTTTTTGAGCGACGTATGGGGGTCAATTCCAACGCAATCAAAATTATGGAATTGAAGAATCGTTGGGCATCCTGCACACAGGGAGGCAATTTGAACTTTCACTGGAAGTGCATGATGGCACCACCTACGGTTATCGATTACATCATCGTCCACGAACTCGCTCACTTGATTCACGCTAACCACACAGATGCGTTCTGGAACGAGGTAGACAAAGTTCTTCCCGATTATGGCGACCGTAAAGAATGGCTGCGGATACACGGAGCAGGGATGGGCTTGTAA
- a CDS encoding DUF6361 family protein produces the protein MIQDTDHNSALGWIDFSSEHRAKVRTVIDLLGERGVIDELGIGVIRDSFSDSLFPGISTIQTRAKYYLTVPRILRDYEHLDLRSRRKQSLSDYLRKSENECMLSLARNHKEDPQTGIIGIEFFDKPGEVQRKPSSVYWNGIRLFGLVNTKLSLQEFTRKFANPEQPLHDLIKGDDEKKGDDHDAYNSSGSIIELPSWQNSDWINDLNLNLSFDESQFLATKIAATVPNSLLGQVLMDSEVRMMFCELADNISVSNLFDDTNFVSRFDENLQSVMFGASAFWHLLKGAHIRYNILIQRKQSITTKKEEFEQEWSEWLSSIDTFPWDRWNTDFIWQLASRHGRQIREYTKQFVTDWIAAIEQCATNEFYDELVIRQERLNKKPLARLQDGADYRQTNWVGIRDLDFRFTQARTIVRDIHRGLNEHQEESDARL, from the coding sequence ATGATCCAAGATACTGACCATAATTCTGCTCTCGGGTGGATTGACTTCTCTTCGGAGCACCGAGCTAAAGTCAGAACTGTAATCGATCTGTTGGGGGAGCGAGGGGTAATTGACGAACTTGGCATTGGAGTGATCAGAGACTCTTTCTCGGACTCATTGTTTCCCGGCATTTCTACGATCCAAACCAGAGCGAAATACTATCTTACTGTTCCTCGTATTCTTCGTGACTACGAACACCTTGATCTACGGTCCCGTCGCAAACAATCACTATCTGACTACCTTCGGAAGTCTGAAAATGAGTGTATGTTATCGCTTGCTCGAAATCATAAGGAAGATCCACAGACTGGAATTATCGGAATCGAATTCTTTGACAAACCGGGCGAGGTTCAGAGAAAACCATCTTCCGTCTACTGGAACGGTATCCGATTGTTTGGATTAGTGAATACGAAGCTATCTTTACAAGAATTCACCCGTAAATTTGCGAATCCAGAACAACCCTTGCATGACCTGATCAAAGGTGATGATGAAAAAAAGGGCGACGATCACGACGCATATAACTCATCCGGGTCAATCATTGAGCTTCCGTCATGGCAAAATAGTGACTGGATCAATGATTTGAATTTGAATCTCAGTTTCGACGAATCGCAATTCTTGGCTACCAAGATTGCGGCTACGGTACCTAATAGCCTCTTAGGACAAGTGCTGATGGATTCCGAAGTTCGCATGATGTTTTGTGAACTCGCAGACAACATTAGTGTTTCCAATCTGTTCGATGATACCAATTTCGTGAGCCGCTTTGACGAGAATCTACAAAGCGTAATGTTTGGTGCTAGTGCCTTTTGGCATCTGCTGAAAGGGGCTCACATTCGCTACAACATATTGATTCAGAGAAAACAAAGTATTACCACAAAGAAAGAAGAATTCGAGCAGGAATGGAGTGAGTGGCTTTCATCGATCGATACGTTTCCATGGGATCGCTGGAATACCGACTTTATCTGGCAACTTGCGAGCAGGCACGGGAGGCAGATTCGAGAGTATACAAAACAGTTTGTGACAGATTGGATTGCTGCCATTGAACAGTGCGCAACTAATGAGTTTTATGATGAGCTAGTCATCAGGCAGGAAAGACTAAATAAGAAGCCTCTGGCAAGGCTTCAAGATGGTGCCGATTATCGTCAGACTAATTGGGTCGGAATTCGTGATCTAGACTTTCGCTTCACTCAGGCTCGTACCATTGTTCGAGACATCCACCGAGGTCTGAATGAGCATCAGGAGGAGTCCGATGCTCGACTATAA
- a CDS encoding IS30 family transposase encodes MSHTHLTAEERDSIAHMHALGHSRIEIARELSRDPSTISRELRRNSDATGKYFAGKADRKARRRRQLCKLPWKLNHAPLKEFLLDKLSLKWSPEQIAGQLLRLHPREARMRISIETIYAWIKANKKQGGNIYRQLRQSRKKRRKRYGTGISRRCDPTKKPMDQRPVSARNRSRIGHWESDTIEGQKGTGYIVTHVERKTGYLVASYLPDKKASTLNAASVFAFEGLPSSLIRTLTTDNGSEFSGHRELEQALHCAIYFAPARQPWQRGQNENTNGLLRQYFLKGSDFRKLKAEDIQAAVMELNNRPRKKYQFKSPHELFEPKTRAFQN; translated from the coding sequence ATGTCACACACGCATCTTACTGCTGAGGAACGTGATTCCATAGCGCACATGCACGCCCTGGGACACTCTCGAATAGAAATTGCGCGCGAGTTATCCCGAGACCCCAGCACGATCTCCCGAGAACTGCGGCGGAATTCGGATGCGACCGGGAAGTATTTCGCCGGGAAAGCCGACCGCAAAGCGCGACGGCGTCGACAACTCTGCAAACTCCCCTGGAAACTCAACCACGCTCCGCTCAAAGAATTCCTGCTCGATAAGTTGTCTCTCAAGTGGTCGCCGGAACAGATTGCAGGTCAACTCTTGCGACTGCATCCTCGGGAGGCCAGAATGCGAATATCCATTGAGACGATTTACGCCTGGATCAAAGCAAACAAAAAGCAGGGCGGCAACATCTACAGGCAGCTGCGTCAATCGAGAAAGAAACGCCGCAAACGCTACGGCACAGGGATCTCCAGACGATGCGACCCGACCAAAAAGCCAATGGATCAGCGACCGGTTTCTGCACGCAATCGTTCGCGGATCGGGCACTGGGAATCGGATACCATCGAGGGTCAAAAGGGGACCGGCTACATTGTCACGCATGTCGAACGCAAGACCGGCTATCTTGTGGCGAGCTATCTGCCGGACAAGAAAGCATCGACGTTGAACGCGGCTTCGGTGTTTGCGTTTGAGGGGTTGCCATCGTCATTGATTCGAACTTTGACGACGGACAACGGGAGTGAGTTTTCGGGTCATCGAGAGTTGGAGCAAGCCCTGCATTGTGCGATCTATTTTGCTCCGGCTCGCCAGCCGTGGCAACGCGGCCAGAATGAGAACACCAACGGGCTTCTGCGGCAATACTTCCTGAAGGGGAGCGATTTCCGTAAACTGAAAGCCGAGGATATTCAAGCGGCTGTGATGGAGTTGAACAACCGGCCTCGCAAAAAGTACCAATTCAAATCACCACACGAACTGTTCGAACCCAAAACCCGTGCATTTCAAAATTGA
- a CDS encoding helicase-related protein, translating to MCDIRDFFLVGLMVVWSKQTISRMSLFFHQPVHFKIESTQLRKVLASLCINYIDADLFILDEFQRFRDLIDEDKDSEAAIIARQIFSQPNARVLLLSATPFKAFTGNSEDESGEEHYKEFRTVLNFLFQSDRTCIEEYEIHRQSLFKQLLSINSSAEDIDTTHKDAVEKLLRRVICRTERLSVSKDHDAMTWDKWRNQPVMPTAADVENFIMADQLVQIMNEKIKRKADQLHSPIEFCKSAPYPLSFLDDYKLKRELKSRRSNPEMHSAILARPNAWIDHQQIDTFSFVAGDNGQPFANARFSRVAEEVLAQNAELLLWVPPSLPYYPISGAFEGSTGFSKTLIFSAWLMVPRMLASLLSYEVERRTIGHPNIVDTQEQEERRYHTKKRHPVPQLVYRDENGPANMSNFTLLYPSISLADTFDPVNSLLSGKSVNDLHSEISKRIRRLIEESNLKQYETDSGEPSRWYWAAPLLLDKLNSDITGTVNEWLNCKERVHNAFAAEKKEVGRAKALHFEQLVETFNNPANAGLGKMPEELSNVLAESALGAPGIVSLRAFRRQYGGEMDENCLHAFSLANDFVTLFKKPESIAAIRLSVPDRLPYWHRCIRYCRDGCVQAVLDEYLHLLRADCEDADEAIVRLRASFNLQTTSLNVDDLDTFMNGQTRKLRCHFATELGNQRLETEQGGKRASNIRQVFNSPFRPFVLATTSIGQEGLDFHQYCRKIVHWNLPSNPIDLEQREGRINRFKGHVIRQQIADKYMPMLSDDDLSENDIWLDLFKLAQLEREEGQSELIPFWHVETDKYKIERLVPFYPFSRDRAKLSSILKTLSIYRLAFGQPRQTELVEHLLKHVPEDQIESIRENLMIDLSPFKYVANGTPKDTKTVF from the coding sequence GTGTGTGACATTCGTGATTTCTTCTTAGTAGGATTGATGGTCGTTTGGTCAAAACAAACCATCTCACGAATGTCACTCTTTTTCCATCAACCCGTGCATTTCAAAATTGAATCCACCCAACTTCGGAAAGTGTTAGCCTCTTTGTGTATCAATTATATTGATGCAGATCTCTTCATTCTTGATGAATTCCAGAGATTTCGGGATCTCATTGATGAAGACAAGGACTCCGAAGCAGCAATCATTGCTCGCCAAATATTTTCGCAACCGAATGCTCGTGTGTTGCTATTGTCGGCAACCCCCTTTAAGGCATTCACTGGCAACTCCGAAGATGAAAGCGGCGAGGAGCATTATAAAGAGTTTCGCACGGTTTTGAATTTTTTGTTTCAGTCGGATCGAACTTGCATAGAGGAATATGAAATACACAGGCAATCTTTATTTAAGCAGCTTCTGAGCATCAATTCGTCCGCCGAAGATATCGATACGACACACAAGGATGCTGTCGAAAAGCTTTTAAGACGTGTCATCTGTCGTACCGAGCGTCTCAGCGTTTCCAAAGACCACGATGCCATGACGTGGGACAAGTGGAGAAATCAGCCAGTTATGCCAACCGCTGCTGATGTTGAGAATTTCATTATGGCTGATCAGCTTGTTCAAATAATGAATGAAAAAATTAAACGAAAGGCAGACCAACTTCATTCGCCCATTGAGTTCTGTAAATCGGCTCCATATCCACTCTCATTCTTAGACGACTACAAGCTCAAAAGAGAACTAAAAAGTCGACGCAGTAATCCAGAAATGCATTCGGCAATTCTCGCCAGACCAAATGCTTGGATCGATCATCAGCAAATTGATACATTCAGCTTTGTCGCTGGAGACAACGGTCAGCCTTTTGCGAACGCTCGATTTTCAAGAGTTGCTGAAGAAGTATTGGCTCAGAACGCAGAGCTATTGCTTTGGGTTCCACCTAGTCTGCCTTATTACCCAATCAGTGGAGCATTTGAGGGATCGACTGGATTTTCCAAAACTCTCATTTTCTCCGCATGGTTAATGGTTCCAAGAATGCTGGCTTCTTTGCTGTCGTACGAAGTAGAACGGAGAACCATTGGACATCCAAATATTGTGGATACTCAAGAACAGGAAGAGCGCCGATACCATACCAAAAAGCGACATCCTGTCCCACAACTTGTGTATCGGGATGAGAATGGTCCAGCAAACATGTCTAACTTCACACTTTTATATCCATCGATCTCATTGGCCGATACTTTTGATCCCGTAAATTCGCTGCTCTCAGGCAAATCAGTCAATGATTTGCACTCAGAGATTAGTAAACGTATACGGCGACTGATCGAAGAATCGAATCTGAAGCAGTACGAAACGGACTCAGGCGAGCCAAGTCGCTGGTACTGGGCTGCACCATTACTTCTTGACAAACTCAATTCTGATATCACAGGTACAGTAAACGAATGGTTGAACTGTAAAGAACGTGTTCACAATGCATTTGCAGCGGAAAAAAAGGAGGTTGGTAGGGCCAAGGCACTCCACTTTGAACAGCTTGTTGAGACATTTAATAACCCTGCCAATGCTGGCTTGGGGAAGATGCCGGAAGAATTGTCAAACGTGTTGGCCGAGTCCGCACTTGGTGCACCGGGGATAGTATCCCTCAGGGCATTTCGAAGGCAATATGGTGGTGAAATGGATGAGAATTGTCTCCACGCTTTCTCTTTAGCCAACGATTTCGTCACTTTGTTCAAAAAGCCAGAGTCCATCGCTGCCATTCGACTCAGTGTTCCGGACCGACTTCCGTATTGGCATCGGTGTATTCGCTATTGCCGTGATGGTTGTGTGCAAGCTGTATTGGATGAATACCTACATTTGCTCAGGGCGGACTGTGAAGACGCAGATGAGGCCATCGTCAGACTCCGTGCATCCTTTAACCTGCAAACGACTTCGCTCAATGTCGATGATCTTGATACTTTTATGAATGGTCAGACACGCAAATTACGTTGTCATTTCGCTACCGAACTCGGCAATCAGAGGCTTGAAACTGAACAAGGTGGTAAGCGAGCATCGAATATCCGACAAGTTTTTAACTCACCTTTCCGACCGTTTGTGCTAGCAACCACATCCATTGGTCAGGAGGGGCTAGACTTCCATCAATATTGCCGCAAAATCGTACATTGGAATCTGCCAAGCAATCCAATTGATCTTGAACAACGTGAAGGCAGGATTAACCGTTTTAAAGGTCACGTTATCAGGCAACAGATTGCAGATAAGTACATGCCCATGTTGTCAGATGATGATCTCTCGGAAAATGATATTTGGCTTGATCTTTTCAAACTAGCTCAACTTGAGCGAGAGGAAGGCCAGTCAGAACTCATTCCCTTCTGGCATGTGGAGACTGATAAATACAAAATTGAACGTCTTGTTCCGTTCTATCCGTTCAGTAGAGATCGGGCAAAACTCTCGTCAATTCTGAAAACACTTTCGATCTACCGCCTCGCATTCGGCCAGCCTCGGCAAACTGAACTCGTCGAGCATCTTCTCAAGCATGTTCCAGAGGATCAAATTGAAAGCATTCGTGAAAATCTCATGATTGATCTAAGTCCTTTTAAATATGTAGCCAATGGCACTCCGAAAGATACCAAAACTGTCTTTTAA